Proteins from one Eretmochelys imbricata isolate rEreImb1 chromosome 28, rEreImb1.hap1, whole genome shotgun sequence genomic window:
- the LOC144258192 gene encoding zinc finger protein 556-like, which produces MVNELLTPKVCVGGPRAKGPVAFEAVYFTEEEGALLDPAQRVLCRDVMQETYETVASLAGGGTVSENGEQTLQQMDVEQVEPHRMLLRRSEGNVSISLEQGKSCESQHRPERQQTKQPAEKVDEYINCKVTHKDLKGTTGQRRILTGVRENTCTECGKSFCRCSYLINHERIHTGERPHQCSECGKTVTWRSVLIEHQRVHAGERSCQCIECGKSFSRRSYLSDHEKIHTRERPHECCEFGKTFIEYQGWKGPQEVI; this is translated from the exons ATGGTGAACG agctgCTCACCCCTAAAGTCTGTGTGGGTGGCCCCAGGGCCAAG GGGCCGGTGGCTTTCGAGGCGGTGTATTTCACCGAggaagagggggctctgctggaccccgctcagagagtcCTCtgcagagacgtcatgcaggagacctatGAGACGGTggcctcgctgg CAGGTGGTGGGACGGTGAGTGAGAACGGGGAGCAGACTCTTCAGCAGATGGACGTGGAGCAAGTGGAACCACACAGGATGTTATTGCGAAGATCCGAAGGGAATGTGTCCATAAGTCTTGAGCAAGGAAAATCTTGTGAgagtcagcacaggccagagaggcaGCAGACAAAGCAGCCAGCAGAGAAAGTGGATGAATACATTAATTGTAAGGTAACCCACAAAGACCTCAAAGGAACCACAGGCCAGCGCAGAATCCTCACAGGAGTGAGAGAAAACACatgcactgagtgtgggaaaagcttctgtAGGTGCTCATACCTTATTAATcatgagagaatccacacaggagagagaccccatcaatgcagtgagtgtgggaaaaccgtCACTTGGCGCTCAGTCCTGATTGAACATCAGAGAGTCCACGCAGGGGAGAGATCCTGTCAATGCAtagagtgtgggaaaagtttctcTCGGCGCTCATACCTTAGTGATCATGAGAAAATCCACACAAGGGAGAGACCCCATGAATGCTGTGAGTTTGGGAAaaccttcatagaatatcagggttggaagggacctcaggaggtcatctag